The following is a genomic window from Thermoanaerobaculia bacterium.
CCACCTTGGAAACGACGTCGAACGAATTGTCCTGGGCCATGGGGATCCTTTCCGACCCGGCGGCGATCCGCCCCGGGTCACGGCTCGTTTTCGATGATGCGCGTGCCCGCGGGCGGATGGATCGCGAACGCCGACGCGTCGAGCGGGGGTTCCGTCCGGAAGCCCTGGAACCGGAACTCCGTGCGGTCGCCCGCGGACGACTGGAACGACAGCGCCGCGGGAGACCCGTCCGGCGAAAGCGCGAGACGGATCCAGGAAACTTCCGACCCGCTCTGCTTCGGGGTGACGAGGATCGACGCTCCTTCGGGCCGCTCCTCGAGATCCAGGGTGTTGCGCTTGCGCAGGTCGTCGGCCGTCTCGAGGAAGATCAGGGGAAGCTGGGCCCGATCCTCTTCGGACAGCGCCCGGACGGTCATCTGCCGCTCGGAGGGGGAGTAGAAGCGCGCGACCTTGCCGTCGAACGTGAAGGTCTTCTTCGGCGATTCGTAGTCGAACCGGAGGTTCTCCGGCGCCTGCACGACGATCTCGCCGCTTTCGCGGCGGCCCTTCGAGAACCCGGCGGGGGTGAAGGTCTGGACGAACGAGGCCCGGTGGGCCTTGCCGTCCCGGAAGTAGCGCGCCGCCCGCGCGAGTTCTCCGGCGGGATCCGCGGCGCCGGCCGCCGCGGCGAAGAGGAGCGCCGCCCCGGCCGCCGTCCACCGCGCGCGTGCGGTGAACGCGGCGTTTCTCGCGCGCCCGTCGGGTCCTGGTCTCGCGCGCCCGTCGGGCGCGACGGCCGCGTCTCTCAATGCCGGAAGTGCCGCCGGGGGGCGAGGAGGAAGGCGAGCTTCCTCTCGTCGGCGGCCGCGAAGATGTCCGCGTCGCGGATCGACCCGCCCGGCGCGACCACGGCCGTCACGCCGGCGTCGGCGAGGAGATCGAGCCCGTCGCGGAACGGGAAGAACGCGTCGGACGCGGCGCTCGTGCCGTTGACCGGGAGGTTCGCCTTCATCACCGCGAGGCGGCAGGAATCGACCCGGCTCATCTGGCCGGCGCCGATCCCGACCGTCTGCCGGGCATTGGCGATCACGATCGCGTTCGACTTGACCCGGCGCGCGACGGTCCACGCGAGCTCGCAGGCGGCGCGCTCGATCGCGAGGGGCTTGCGCTCGGAGACCACCCGCCAGGCGGACGGATCGTCCGGCTCGTTGTCCTGTTCCTGCAGCAGCAGCCCTCCGCCGATCCGCTTCCAGTCGACGCCTCCATCCGGCGCCCGGCTGACGGGGAGCTGGAGGAGCCGGATGTTCGGTTTCTTCGCGAACGCGACCTTCGCCTCCTCCGTGAAAGCGTCGGCGGCGACCGCCTCGACGAAGTGCTGGAGCACGAGCGCGGCGACCGCGCCGTCGACGGTTCCCCGGATCGCGATGATCCCGCCGAAGGCGGCGAGCGGGTCGCACGCGAACGCGCGTCCGAACGCCTCGAGCGGGTTGTCCCCGACCGCGGCCCCGCAGGGATTGTTGTGCTTGACGATCACGGCGGCGCTCCCGCGGAGGTCGCGGGCGAGGCGCACGGCGGAGTCGACGTCGAGCAGGTTGTTGAACGAGAGCTCCTTTCCCTGGAGCTGCTGGAAACCGATGAGCTCGTCGGCGGCGGAGGCCCGATCCCGGTAGAGGGCGGCTTTCTGGTGCGGATTCTCGCCGTACCGGAGCGACGCCTGCTTCTCGAATCCGAAGAGGAGCGTCTGGGGAAACGGATCTCCTCCCGAGACCTCCCGCGAGAAGAAGTTCGCGATCGCGGAGTCGTAGACCGCGGTGCGGGCGAACGCCTTCGCCGCGAGCCGTTCGCGGGTCGCGGCCGACGTCCCGCCCGTCTCCCGGATCTCGGCGAGGACCGAGGAATAGTCGGCGGGATCGACGAGCACCGCGACGTGGGCGTGGTTCTTCGCGGCCGCGCGGATCATCGCGGGACCGCCGACGTCGATCTTCTCGATCGCGGCCTTTCCGCGCGCCCCGTCCGCGACCGCCTTCTCGAACGGGTACAGGTTCACCGCGACGAGCTCGAACGGACGGATCTTCTGGTCGGCGAAATCCCGGGCGTGCCCCGGATCCCCCGGATCGCCGAGGATCCCTCCGAAGATCTTCGGATGGAGGGTCTTCACTCGCCCGCCGAAGATCTCCGGGAACTCCGTGATCTCCTCCGCGCGGGTCGCCGCGACGCCCTCGCCGCCGAGGTGCGCGGCCGTGCCCCCGGTCGACACGATCTCGACGCCGAGCGCCTGCAGCGCGCGGGCGAAGTCCGCGAGCCCCGTCCGGTCGGAGACCGACAGGAGCGCGCGGCGGACGCGCACGGGAGCGCTAGCGGGGGGCGCCGTCGACGACATAGGGTCCGTTTCGTTCATCGAGCTTCTTCGCCGGCCGGGCGTCTCCGCCGGCGCCCGTCCAGATCGCCCAGAGGAGGTTGGTCTCGTCGGCGACGATCCGCGCCGCCGCCGCATCCGCCGGGGCCGCCGCGAGATCCGCCCGCGCGGACCGGATGGACCGGGCGGCCGGACCCGGGTCGCCGGACGCGGAGGCGGCGGACACGCCCGGAATCCGGTACGGACCCGCGCTCGCCGACTCGAACGCCGCCTCGCTTCCGCGCGCGTCGGACAGCTCCGCGGAAAGCACGCCTCCGACGGCCGCGCCGATTCGGGCGATCGCCTCCGAGAACGGCGCCCGGGCCAGGATCGAGCGCGAGATCGCCCGCGCCTCGCGCTCGAAGTCGGCCGGCGGCGGGCGGCGCGCCGCTTCCCGAACGGCCGCGAGGAATTCCTTCCGATATTTCACGATCATCGCCGACAGATCGGGAGGGGCCAGGCGCGTCCCGGCGATCGCGAGCTGGAGCGCGGCGCGATCCGATCCCGAGAAGGATGCCGCAGCGAGGAGCAGCGAGGCCGCGAGTCGCATCGGGCCGGCATTCTATCCCGGAGGCGCGTACGTCCCGGCTCACGGGAGCTCGACGATGCGTTCCCGCAGCTCGACGCCGCGCTCGCGAAGCGCCGAGAGCAGCTTCGCCGCGGCGGTCTCGTCGCGGCCGACGTGTTCGAGCGCGCGCACCCCCGGATCCGCGTAATCTCCGGCGGCGAGCATGCGCGCGACGATCGCGCACGGAAAGCCGGTCGTCCGCGCCATCGAGGTCGTGCCGGTCTCGCGGTCCGTCCGGTCCGTGAGCTCGAAGACGTGGCGGCGGCGCGCGCCTCCACGGGTTCCGTCGACGACGACCCGGAGGACCGTCAGCTCTTCGGCGCCCGCCGGGAGCTTCCACGCCGCGAAGAGGAGCCGCTCGGTCAGGTCGCGCGGCGAGACGGGAACGCCCCGGACGGAAACGGGCTTCTCGTCGAAGAAACCGGTCTCGCGAAAGACCCGCATCAGCTCGGCATGACCCGGATAGCGCATCGTCTTTTCCTTCATGTCGCGCGCCGGGATCGTCGAGAGCACGGTCCGGAGACCGTCGGTGAGGAACGCCTCGAGCGTCCCGACCCCTTCGAAATCGAGCTTTTCGATCTCCGAGAGCGCCGGCTTCACGACCAGGCGGCCGTTCTCGACGACGCGCGCGGGACGCGTGTATTCCTCGATCACGTCGGTCGCCGAGAAGACGATCGCGTATTCGTACGGCCAGCGCCGCACCGCCGGGAGGCCGCCGACGTAGATGACGAGGCTCTCGATCTCGTCGAGCTGCGCGTCGGCCCGGCCGGCGGCGAAGTTGGAAAGTCCCGGGGACACGCCGCAGTCGACGACCGCGGTGACGCCCTTCGCCCGGGCCTCCTCGTCGAGATCGAGGGGGTCTTCCGGCGCGAACGAGATGTCGGCGATCGGCTTGCCGGCGGCGATCACCGCGCGGAGCATGTTCCGCCCGAGGAATCCGGGAACGGCGCCCACGACGACGTCGGCCCCCGCGACGACTCGGCCGATCTCCTCCGCGGACGAGAGGTCCGCGGCGCGCGTCGAGAGGCGGGCGGAGGCCCGGAGCCGCCCGAGGGCCTCTTCCGAACGGTCGAAGACCGACACGGCGAATTCCGGATCCGCTGCGAGATCGCGCGCGATGACGCTCCCGACGAGCCCGCATCCGAGGACGGCGGCTTTCTTCATGCGCCGGGGATTCTACGCCGCAATTCTCCATCCCTGGGTCGGGCGGATTTCGGAGGACTCGCGTTCCGGCGGCTCAGAACAATTTCAGGATCAGCGCCGAAGCCGACACGCCGTGGATCCCGTGCGACACGACCGGGACGCCGACGTCGAAGCGGATCAGCGAATTGTTCCAGGGGCCGTTCAGCTGCCCCGAGATCCCCGCGCCCGAGTAGTACGCGTGGTGGAAGCCGGAGTACGCGTCGTTCAGGATCGCCTGGTCGTAGAGCGCCTCGAGCCGGATGATGTTCTCGATGTTCAGGCCGTAGGAGAGGTTCATCACCCACGCCTGCCGCGTGCGGAGCGCGCCGCTCTGGTAGCCGCGGATCGGGTTCCCCGAAAACGCGCCGAACTCGTAGCGCGAGAACCGGTCGAGGTCGTTGCCGGAGAGATACGTCAGCCCCGCGTGGATCTTGCGGAAGCCGGTGAAGTAGTAATCCTTCGCGATCGAGGCCGAATACTTCTCGTAGTCGCGCTGGGCGGGGGTGAACTCGGAAGCCCCCGGGATTCCCCAGAACGCCCACTCGTTGCGGCGGAAGCGCGAATAGTCCAGCACTCCGTTGAAGCCGCTGACGTTGGCGGTCAGCTTCACCTCGTAGCCGAACGTGAACGTGTCGACCGGCGTGACGAATTCGTGCGCGGTGTCCGGGTCGCGCTGGTAGTCGTCCCATTTCGCGAAGAAGCCCGCGGACGCCTTGAGATACGGCCCGAGCGGATGGCCGACGTTGACCTGGAAGAGGGCCGGCACGTGCTTCAGGCGCTCGTCCTTGACCTCCTTCCCGTCCCGGTAGGAGGCGTCTCCGAACGGAATCGCGAAACCGACCACGTCGGCCCCGAGATCGAACCGGGAGCCGAGGAACGCCGGATCGGTGTAGTTGGTCGTCAGCACCGCGCCCGCGAAGAACGTCGAGATCTGCTTTCCCTTGTGGAAGAGATCGAAATCGAAGTACTGGACGCCGAGGAGCGGGATCGGATAGCCGAGCGAGCCGTCGTAGAAGAATCCCGCGACTCCGAAGAGACTCTTCTTCGAGACGTACTCCTCGACGACGCGCCCGCCCGGGCTGGCGGGATCCGGCACGAGGTACTTCAGGCCGTGATCGGTGTCGCGGACCATCTGCTTCTCGGACGCGTAGACCTCGGAGCGCCGGGCCGAGAAATCGGGAGGGTTGATCCGGACGTTCTTCAGGAGGACCGAGCGCTCGATCGCCGTCGTGCGTCCCGCCGTCGAGAAGACCTCCTCGCCCTTGATTTCGAGCGGGAGCACCGCGGAGGTCCCGGGGACGGGCCGGTAGAATTCGGTTTCGACGTTCGAGAGCGTCTCGCCCGTCAGGTTGACCTGCACCGAACGGCGGCGGAGCAGCGCGAACGTCCTCGCGTCGATCCATGCCCGGCCCCGGTAGAGCGCTTTCTTCCCCGCCGAGGCCTTCGGCGTGAAGTCGACCTCCCAGGCGGGACGCCCCTCGACCGTCGCCCGTCCCGCGAGGGAGTAGACGTAGTCCTCGCCGAGCTCGATTTCGAGCGGAAGCGTCGTGACCTTCTCGGGCTGGAGAATCGGGATCTTCGGGAGGGTCTTGCCCTTCCACTTGATGCCGTTGACGTAGAACGTGCTCCAGGCCCAGTCGAAGTCCTTCCCCCGTTCCTTGAAGAGGGGGCCCTCGATCGTGAGGTCGAACGTCTCGTTGACCTCGGCGACCCGGAACCGGAGCGACGTCGTGAGGTCGGCCGTGTAGGACCGGACGAGGTCGTCCTGCGTGGCCTTCCACGCGCGCTCGTGGGCGACGATCTCCTCCGCCGTCAGCGCGCGAACGCTCCCGACCGAGACCTGCGCCTGGACCTCCCCGGGCTTCCTTTCCGGTACGAGACGGACGGCCGCCGGGCCGGACGCGAGATCGAGGTCGAGGAACTTCGCGCCGGCACCGAGCGCGAACGAGCGTTTGGCTCCGGAGGCGAGGTTCTCGACCTGCGCTTCCCGGTACGGGCCGCCGCCGGAGACGTCGACGCGGGTATTCCCCGGGCCCGAGGCTTCGACGAAGAGGATCGGCGCGACCGCCTTCGCGTCGAAGAAGCGCGCCTCGTGCGCGGGCGACGGCGGCGGCTGGGGAGACACGTCGGGCCCGAGGTACGCCTGCGCGCGGACGAGCTCCGCCGGGAACGACGGATCCGGAGAGGAGCCGAAGAAGACGCGCTCCGCGCGGCGGGCGGCGAGATCGGCGAGGCCGGCGACCAGGGTCGTCCCGGATCCTCCGACGGGCGACAGATCGAGCCAGAGCTCCGGGGAGCCGGGCAGCGGATGATCGCGGACCTCCGCGGCCGACGCGTCGGCCAGGAGCACCGCGTCGATTTCCGGGACGAGCGTCGGATCCTCGAGGAGGAGCCGGACGCGGTCGAGATCGCCCGGGGCGAGCCCGGCGGAGAGGGCGATGCGGACCTCGGGGCGAAGCCCGCGGACCGTCGCGGCCAGCCGTTTCACCTCGAAGCGCAGGCGGTCGAGCGCGGCGCCTTCGGGAGCCGGACCCGTGCCGGAGGGGAAGATGATCGACTCGACGTTCGGATGCGATTTGAGAGTCGCGGCGAGCTCGTCCGGATCGCCCCCGGCGTCGCGCACGAGGGCGGCCGGGATTCCCGCGAGCGAATCGAGGAGCGCCGCATCACCCGTCCGATAGACGGGCGAGGAAGCCGCCGGGGCTTTCGGCGGCGTCGCGCCGGGCGCCGCGTCGGTTCCGAGGCGGATGCCCTCCGCGGACGCGCCGCCCGCGGCGAGAAGGAGGGCGAACGCTCCGGAGAGCATCCGCCGCCGGCCGGCCCGCGCCGCGACGCCGGTCCTCAAGAGACGGGAATCCCGTCCGGTCCGGTCCGGAGTGAGGAGTCGGGCCCGGAGGGCGGGCCCGGGAACCGAAGGAGCGCCGTCATTCCGTCATGCCGCGAAGCAACCTTCTTGCCGGGCGGCCGCCCGGAAAAAGAAAATGCCCGCGACCTTCCGGCCGCGGGCACCCAGAGAGGAGGATCTCATCGGGTTTGTACGGAGGTCCCCCCGCTCGCGTTGGATCAAGCCTTCTTCTTGGCCGCGTCACGCTCCGGGGCGGGTTCCGGCGCGGGAGCGAGAGCGGGGGACAATCCCAGGTGCTCCCGGATCTTCCGTTCGATCTCCGCGGCCAACTCGGGGTTCTCCTTGAGGAACTGCTTCGCGTTCTCGCGCCCCTGGCCGATCCGCATGTCGCCGTACGAGAGCCACGAGCCGGACTTCTCGATCAGCTTGGCCTCCGTCCCGAGGTCGAGCAGCTCGCCGCCGCGGGAGATCCCCTCGCCGTAGTTGATGTCGAATTCGGCCTGGCGGAAAGGGGAAGCGACCTTGTTCTTGACGATCTTCACCTTCGTCCGCGAGCCGACGACCGTCTCGCCGTCCTTGATCGAGGCGATCCTCCGGATGTCGATCCGGACGGAAGAATAGAACTTGAGCGCGCGGCCGCCCGTCGTCGTCTCGGGGTTGCCGAACATCACGCCGATCTTTTCGCGGATCTGGTTGATGAAGATGAGGCACGTGTTCGACTTCGACACGATCGCGGTGAGCTTCCGGAGGGCCTGGGACATCAGGCGCGCCTGGAGGCCCATCTGCGCCTCGCCCATCTCGCCTTCGAGCTCGGCCTTCGGCACGAGGGCCGCGACCGAGTCGACGACGACGACGTCGATCGCGCCGGAGCGGATCAGCATCTCCGCGATCTCGAGCGCCTGTTCACCCGAGTCGGGCTGCGAGACGAGCAGGTTGTCGGTGTCGACGCCGAGCTTCTTCGCGTACTCGGCGTCCATGGCGTGCTCGGCGTCGATGAACGCGGCGATCCCGCCCTTCTTCTGCGCCTGGGCGATGATCTGGAGCGAGAGGGTCGTCTTGCCCGACGACTCGGGACCGAAGATCTCGATGACGCGGCCCCGGGGAACGCCGCCGACTCCGAGCGCGGCGTCCACGGCGATCGAGCCGGTCGGGATCGAGGAGATCAGGACCGGCGGATGGTCGCCGAGGCGCATGATCGCGCCCTTTCCGTACTGGCGATCGATCTGGCTGAGCGCGGTCTCGACGGCGCGCATCTTTTCGGCGAGGACGGGGTTGGCGGGGGCGCCGGGAACGGGTTTGATCTGAGGCATGCTCGAATTCTCCTTCACGTATTCGCCGGGCATTATAGACCGGCGGCGGGCGTCCGGCGCCTCGCGGCGTCGCGCTCGCGGCGACTTATGATGATGAGGAGATGAGGACGGCTTTTTCTACGCCCCGCTCCCGCTGATGTCAAGGGCGAGCCTGCGGCGGGCGTGGAAGGAACGCCGGATATCGACCCTCCTCGCGACCGGGTTCGGCATCGGCATGATCCCGTTTGCCCCGGGGACCTGGGGGAGCCTGGAAGGGCTCGCGGTCGGCTTCGTCGGCCTCGCCGTCTTCGCCCCCCGTCTCTCGCCGTCGGGAGGCATGATCTTTTCGTGTATTGTCGGCGCCGCGATCGCGGCGGCCGGCGTCGTCGTCTCGTCGCGCACCGAAGCCCTCGCCGACGCGCGCGATCCCGGGGCGATCGTCATCGACGAGGTGGCCGGGCAGATCCTGGCGTTCGCGCCGGCGAGCTTCATGATGGCGGGCCTCGCGAGCGGCCGCACGCCGTGGTGGATCGTCTTCGGCGCTCCGTTCCTCCTGTTCCGCCTCTTCGACATCTGGAAGCCGGGCCTCATCGGCCGGCTGCAGGACCTCCCGGGGGGATGGGGAATCGTGGCCGACGACGTGGCCGCGGGAATCCTCGCGGGCGCGATCACGTACGGCATCGCGAGGGTGTGGTGACGTTCGCGCTTTCCCCCGCCGACGGAGACGTCCGGGCGAACGAGCCGCTCGAGCGGCACACGACCCTCCGGATCGGGGGACCCGCGGAGACCTTCGTGGTCGCGCGCTCGATCGAGGCGCTCGCGGCGGCGCTTCGCGCCGCCCGGGAGGAGCGAAAACCGCTCCGCATCCTCGGCAAGGGCTCGAACGTC
Proteins encoded in this region:
- the purH gene encoding bifunctional phosphoribosylaminoimidazolecarboxamide formyltransferase/IMP cyclohydrolase, producing MSSTAPPASAPVRVRRALLSVSDRTGLADFARALQALGVEIVSTGGTAAHLGGEGVAATRAEEITEFPEIFGGRVKTLHPKIFGGILGDPGDPGHARDFADQKIRPFELVAVNLYPFEKAVADGARGKAAIEKIDVGGPAMIRAAAKNHAHVAVLVDPADYSSVLAEIRETGGTSAATRERLAAKAFARTAVYDSAIANFFSREVSGGDPFPQTLLFGFEKQASLRYGENPHQKAALYRDRASAADELIGFQQLQGKELSFNNLLDVDSAVRLARDLRGSAAVIVKHNNPCGAAVGDNPLEAFGRAFACDPLAAFGGIIAIRGTVDGAVAALVLQHFVEAVAADAFTEEAKVAFAKKPNIRLLQLPVSRAPDGGVDWKRIGGGLLLQEQDNEPDDPSAWRVVSERKPLAIERAACELAWTVARRVKSNAIVIANARQTVGIGAGQMSRVDSCRLAVMKANLPVNGTSAASDAFFPFRDGLDLLADAGVTAVVAPGGSIRDADIFAAADERKLAFLLAPRRHFRH
- a CDS encoding saccharopine dehydrogenase C-terminal domain-containing protein, whose protein sequence is MKKAAVLGCGLVGSVIARDLAADPEFAVSVFDRSEEALGRLRASARLSTRAADLSSAEEIGRVVAGADVVVGAVPGFLGRNMLRAVIAAGKPIADISFAPEDPLDLDEEARAKGVTAVVDCGVSPGLSNFAAGRADAQLDEIESLVIYVGGLPAVRRWPYEYAIVFSATDVIEEYTRPARVVENGRLVVKPALSEIEKLDFEGVGTLEAFLTDGLRTVLSTIPARDMKEKTMRYPGHAELMRVFRETGFFDEKPVSVRGVPVSPRDLTERLLFAAWKLPAGAEELTVLRVVVDGTRGGARRRHVFELTDRTDRETGTTSMARTTGFPCAIVARMLAAGDYADPGVRALEHVGRDETAAAKLLSALRERGVELRERIVELP
- a CDS encoding phosphatidylglycerophosphatase A → MSRASLRRAWKERRISTLLATGFGIGMIPFAPGTWGSLEGLAVGFVGLAVFAPRLSPSGGMIFSCIVGAAIAAAGVVVSSRTEALADARDPGAIVIDEVAGQILAFAPASFMMAGLASGRTPWWIVFGAPFLLFRLFDIWKPGLIGRLQDLPGGWGIVADDVAAGILAGAITYGIARVW
- a CDS encoding outer membrane lipoprotein carrier protein LolA, whose protein sequence is MRDAAVAPDGRARPGPDGRARNAAFTARARWTAAGAALLFAAAAGAADPAGELARAARYFRDGKAHRASFVQTFTPAGFSKGRRESGEIVVQAPENLRFDYESPKKTFTFDGKVARFYSPSERQMTVRALSEEDRAQLPLIFLETADDLRKRNTLDLEERPEGASILVTPKQSGSEVSWIRLALSPDGSPAALSFQSSAGDRTEFRFQGFRTEPPLDASAFAIHPPAGTRIIENEP
- the recA gene encoding recombinase RecA: MPQIKPVPGAPANPVLAEKMRAVETALSQIDRQYGKGAIMRLGDHPPVLISSIPTGSIAVDAALGVGGVPRGRVIEIFGPESSGKTTLSLQIIAQAQKKGGIAAFIDAEHAMDAEYAKKLGVDTDNLLVSQPDSGEQALEIAEMLIRSGAIDVVVVDSVAALVPKAELEGEMGEAQMGLQARLMSQALRKLTAIVSKSNTCLIFINQIREKIGVMFGNPETTTGGRALKFYSSVRIDIRRIASIKDGETVVGSRTKVKIVKNKVASPFRQAEFDINYGEGISRGGELLDLGTEAKLIEKSGSWLSYGDMRIGQGRENAKQFLKENPELAAEIERKIREHLGLSPALAPAPEPAPERDAAKKKA